The Punica granatum isolate Tunisia-2019 chromosome 4, ASM765513v2, whole genome shotgun sequence sequence CACTTTAAAGACGGTTGCTTTGTCATGACCAGCATCGTCTATGGCCTGCAGCAGCAACCTTAACACTTAATAACCATCGAAACACCAGTTTCCCTACAAGCTTAAACTGGTACGAAGGTACTCCAGATGGTGTACAAGAAGCATGGAACCCATGGTAAACACGGGGTAGATAAATACAAATAGAATAGACAATGACATTTACTCTGACTCAATATCAAGTTATCAACATTAGACATAgcttatggaaaaaaaaaaatatctaaaCCATGcttgaatattttctcatatacAAGATGACTTTTGATAACAACAGATTATACCAGCAAAAACACGGAATAGAAGCAACAGAAACAGTAACATGAGTTGTCAAGATGGGAAGCAGAACCGGTACTGTAAAACCATGTTAAGGCTCCGATTTTCCTTAAAGCCCGAATTGCTAGAAAGTAGAAACTACAAAGCCACATCAAAATCAAGCATAGTTTGTACAGTGGACAGATATTGGTCAGGCAAGTCTAGGATCAATGATTTGATAGGCTCGACCGTACAGGATCAGACAATCTCACATTATTTATCCATTGTATTTTCTGAGCTATATATGCAATCAATGCATCCACCAATTTctgttcatttctttttgaACAGGAACATCTAATTGCGTCCATAATAAATGGTTCAGCAACCAAAGGAACTAAAAAGCACGTAAGCCTGCTGACCTTGATATGAAGAAACGCGAAATCGTAGCCACTCGGTCGCCCAGGTTTATGTTCATCCTCCCCTGGTATGAAAACATTGGGACAAGGATTGAGAGGAGCTGACAGAGCCCGAGAAATAGCTAACGCCTTGGAAGTCAAGAGTGTTCTGTAATCTCCAGTGGCTCCAGGAGCTTCAAGAATGTCAATACCAAGCGACAGGCCTAAACCAGCAATAATTTTAGTGGGGGCCACCATGCAAGGCCAGAGCCCGTGTTTCTCTACAAATTGAGGGACCTGAAATTCAATATTCCATACTTTAAGAAGACGTGAAGATATAAAACTctgatgatttaattaatgagCTTCGAAAGAACCAGACCTCAGGATCTGAGGACTTACCTCAATTCTTATACCACAACCTCGTAAAAGAACGACATTTGCAATGTTCTTCCCCTCAGCTGCTCTTTTCGCATTAAGCGGGTGAGAGACTAGAATCCGCGAAATCTCCCGGGACAACTCATTAACAAGAGTGGCTGTACGCTTCCCTTCTTCTGAATTATCTAAAGGTTGAACTTGCAGGAGTGAACGATTGTCTTTCAGCGGATCGGTTCCTGATATGTTTCCACTTAATTTTGGCCCTTTTACAACAACTCCACACCTGTGCTCAGTTGCATACCTATCAGAAAACAAAGAACAGGTTCAAATGTTTTCAGAGCTCCAGCTCAAACAAAATTTGGTAAAGAATTTCAACATCTAGTTAATAAAATTACGTAGTCTATGACAAAGTGGATAAGGAGGCAGTGACTACTTTCaagggaaaaataatatatataccttACTCTGACTTCATATTCGGGAAAAGATGGAATCTTCATTCCATCAAGTGCTGCGCAGAGGATGGGCCCTTCTTCTTCGAAATGTCGGTCAGCCCTCCTACTGACAACTATTCCAGTTTTCTCATCCAATGTCGCGAAATTCGACTAGATATCAGAAAATAACACTAGGTCATTTTATGTAAGAGGCAGCAGCAACTCTACAAAATAGATGGAAAGGTTTCAAGATTTGAGGAACAGACTTATCCTAAACTCCCATGACCAGATACACTACAACTATCCTAACAAAAATTTGCAAGGTATCCCTCAAGGGTAAATAGCAGCCGATCAAAATTCTAGCTATCCATCTATTCCAGTCTATATACTTTTTCAAAGATCAGCCCAACAAAAGCAAGCTCCGCAAAGAAAAACATGATAGTATGAAGTCAAAAACAACATTCATCCTCAATGAGAACGGGGGACAGAAGAGGAAAAAACTGAAGTACAAATGTACCTTGAATGCAATATCACCAGGAGACATTGCCAACCCTGCTCCCATGGACTCAAAGGCACCTCGACCACGATAGTAGACTCTTGGGTCGTAGCCCAGCAAAGAAAGATGGGCAGTGTCACTTCCACAGCCTAATCCCACCTCCACAGGGTCCATGAGCCCGTTAACTCCTGCAGAGGCAATTGCATCCAAGTTGGGCACTTTAGCTACTTCAAGAGGAGTCTTGTAACCAAAACGCGGGATTGACACATCTCCCAACCCATCAATCAGAACAAAGGCAACTCTTCGCTTGGGCTGCTCAGGATTCCCCATGTCTTCTCGTACAGTCACACGTACTTAAACTGGCTTTAGCTTCTGGTCAAAATTGAAAACTGCAACGCAGATTAGATTATGAATTATGATCACTCttgtaatttcaaaataccttGCTTGGGCACTTGAACAAATAAAAGCTCTGGTCAGATGCACTAT is a genomic window containing:
- the LOC116205505 gene encoding uncharacterized protein LOC116205505, which gives rise to MGNPEQPKRRVAFVLIDGLGDVSIPRFGYKTPLEVAKVPNLDAIASAGVNGLMDPVEVGLGCGSDTAHLSLLGYDPRVYYRGRGAFESMGAGLAMSPGDIAFKSNFATLDEKTGIVVSRRADRHFEEEGPILCAALDGMKIPSFPEYEVRVRYATEHRCGVVVKGPKLSGNISGTDPLKDNRSLLQVQPLDNSEEGKRTATLVNELSREISRILVSHPLNAKRAAEGKNIANVVLLRGCGIRIEVPQFVEKHGLWPCMVAPTKIIAGLGLSLGIDILEAPGATGDYRTLLTSKALAISRALSAPLNPCPNVFIPGEDEHKPGRPSGYDFAFLHIKAIDDAGHDKATVFKVKGLECVDRAIGQLAKFLWEAESTGNFKYALCVTGDHSTPVEYGDHSFEPVPFTLCWLRDFVEAVGGETVLEQISSDPFPLPAVKTGEDLKEDLEGDERKPRVKSFTGDSVAEFNEIAAARGCLGRFPGGQMMGIIKSFLELDL